The genomic segment TCCACTGGGCCTGGTAGAGGTCGATCTTGCGCTCTTTGACGTAGATGCCATGTTCACTGAGCATGAAGGGGCGCTTGTTCCGGTGCTTGAGCAGGACGCCCAGAATGCCGGCATATCCGGTAGACACCGCATGGTAGATACGCGCTTTGGGCGCGCGGACCGCGACCTCCCGCAGTCCCCAGAACGGCCGGTGGATGGTGCGCACGGTCCAGAAGTAATCGACAAACGAGGGGTCTGTGCTGCGGCTGCGGTAGATTTTTTTGATGTAGTCCCACGACCCCTCGCTGTAGAGAAACATATCTTGGCTGAGCATGCCGCCGGGGCCCGCCTCGTCCATCATGCTGGCGAAGAGGTGCGGGCATTCGGGGTGGCGCAGATCGTTTTCAAACATGTCGTGCATCCGCTCGACCAGCTCCATGCTTTTGGCCGGTGCCTTGACACGTGCGATCGGTGGGGGCGCCTCGTCTTCATACAGATAGGCCGTTTCCAGATGGACGAGGTTGGGCGGCAAGGCGTAGCGCATGTGCCCGTAGTCCTGTTTGCGGCTACCCAGAAAAATGGCGCCGAAGCGGATGTCCGGAAAGCCCAGAATGATTTGCTGGACCCAGCTGGACACTCCCCCGGACACAAACGGGAAGGTGCCCTCCAGGAGAAGCATGACGTCGACCTGCTCTGCCTTGGGCAGTACAGGTTCAGATGTGGGGGAGGTAGTTGCGGTCACTGCGGTGTGGGAAGTTGTCTCGTCCGGTCCAGATGTCTACAACGGCCCGGGTACGGGAGGCGACGTTGAGTTTCTCCAGGCGGAGCATGGATTGTTTGACTTGCGCGAAGTCGCGGCGCTGGTAGGCCAGCTCGGCCACGTAAGGGACGGCAGACACCAAAGGGTGGCCGAGCTTAATCGCGTGTTCAATGGCGGCTTGGGCTGGCGTGTATTCGCCGATGGCCAGCAAGATCCGCCCTTTGAGGAACAGCATCGCGGCGTCTGGCTCGGGCTCCAGGGCCAGGGTGGCGTCGACATATTGCAGCGTTTGGCTGAGGATGTGCTTTTTAAGTTCCCCTTGGGCCAGCGAGGCGTAAATCAGTTCCCAGTGCAGTTCTGCCAGATGTCGCAAGCAGGTGTGGCGTTGCGCGTCGCTCTCCGCCTGGTCGAGTTGGCGACGTTCACGCTGGATGTCTGCGTTGATTTTCTTTTCCTCGGCATCGAGCATGCCAAACGCCACGAGGCGCACATCGTCAGAGTTGTCACTCAGTAGTTCGTCCAGGATGGGATTGGCAACCCGGGTAGGGATCGCCTGCAGTGTCATCAGGGATTGAAGCCGGATGGCGCTGGGCACATGCGAGTTCAGGCGTGAGCGAATGGAGCCTTGCCCGCTGCGGCTGACGTCCTTGGCTTGCATGTCAAATTCGGGCAGGGGCACCGTCACCGGCTCGGGACGGTCTCCATCCAGCGACTCTTTCCGGAAGGTCGTCCAGATGATGGCCAGCATCCCGACCGCACCGATCAGGGGGGCGACAAATGCAAAAAGAAACAACAGCAACCACACGGTCACACGGGGCCGCATGTACTTGTGGGGCAGCAGCACATAACTGCCCGATGCCACGATCGCGCTCGCCAAGGCGTGCAGCGCCAGCATGGCCAGCAACGCCCCCAGCGTGGACTGGTGCAACAGCGGGCTCAAGAAGACCCCCACTTCAATGGCGATGGCCGCCCAGGCCCACTTCAATGTGAACATGCGGGCTTTCTCACGGAGCGAACTGGGTGGTCAGGGCTTGCACCGGGTCTTCCAGGGCGAAGTCGATG from the Rhodoferax potami genome contains:
- a CDS encoding tetratricopeptide repeat protein — encoded protein: MFTLKWAWAAIAIEVGVFLSPLLHQSTLGALLAMLALHALASAIVASGSYVLLPHKYMRPRVTVWLLLFLFAFVAPLIGAVGMLAIIWTTFRKESLDGDRPEPVTVPLPEFDMQAKDVSRSGQGSIRSRLNSHVPSAIRLQSLMTLQAIPTRVANPILDELLSDNSDDVRLVAFGMLDAEEKKINADIQRERRQLDQAESDAQRHTCLRHLAELHWELIYASLAQGELKKHILSQTLQYVDATLALEPEPDAAMLFLKGRILLAIGEYTPAQAAIEHAIKLGHPLVSAVPYVAELAYQRRDFAQVKQSMLRLEKLNVASRTRAVVDIWTGRDNFPHRSDRNYLPHI